The following coding sequences lie in one Arachis ipaensis cultivar K30076 chromosome B03, Araip1.1, whole genome shotgun sequence genomic window:
- the LOC107632464 gene encoding LOW QUALITY PROTEIN: cinnamate beta-D-glucosyltransferase-like (The sequence of the model RefSeq protein was modified relative to this genomic sequence to represent the inferred CDS: inserted 1 base in 1 codon; deleted 1 base in 1 codon) — MTKGLFDSLVHVYLVSFPRQGHVNPLLRLXKRLATKGLLVTICTPESWAKQMSLASDIVPGKPSLNWVRLESFEDQWAEDEPRRQDLDQCLPQLESVGKRVLPVIIKNQHPPVSCLINNPFIPWVSDVAESLRLPSAMLWVQSCACFSAYYHYYHKLVPFPSETDLELDVHLPCMPLLKSDEIPSFLHPNTPEPFLRRAILGQYRNLELEKPFCVLIDTFMELEHENVDFMSKIRPIKTVGPLVFSNPKAANNAAVKGGLLKADDCIIQWLDTKPTSSVVYVSFGSVVYLKQKQVDEIAYGLLDSGVSFLRVMKPPHKDSELKIHVLPEGMLEKAGNNGKIVWWSPQKQVLEQSSVACFVTHCGWNSSMETMGSGMPLVAFPQWGDQVTNSKYLVDVFKVAVRMCRGQAANELIKREEVKCCLLEATVGTKAKEIKENVLKLKAAAEAAVAECGSSDRNIQEFVDEVRKRSLEIIKISSNNNNNNKSAKVKIHMKSYNYLHLKLIANSHEIN; from the exons ATGACAAAAGGATTATTTGATTCTCTTGTGCATGTATACCTGGTCTCCTTTCCGAGGCAAGGCCACGTCAACCCTCTCCTGAGGC GCAAGCGCTTAGCCACAAAAGGTCTGCTGGTCACCATTTGCACGCCGGAAAGCTGGGCAAAACAAATGAGTCTTGCCAGCGATATAGTCCCGGGTAAGCCGTCCCTAAACTGGGTGCGGCTCGAGTCCTTCGAAGACCAGTGGGCCGAGGACGAGCCACGTCGCCAAGACTTGGACCAGTGTCTTCCCCAGCTAGAATCCGTTGGAAAGAGAGTCCTCCCTGTCATCATCAAGAACCAACACCCTCCGGTGTCTTGCCTCATCAACAACCCCTTTATTCCATGGGTTTCCGACGTGGCGGAGTCCCTCCGCCTCCCTTCCGCCATGCTCTGGGTTCAATCCTGCGCATGCTTCTCCGCTTACTACCATTACTACCACAAATTGGTGCCGTTTCCGTCCGAAACCGACCTAGAGCTCGACGTTCACTTACCCTGCATGCCGTTGCTGAAGTCCGACGAAATTCCCAGTTTTCTGCACCCTAATACTCCTGAACCTTTTCTGAGAAGGGCCATCCTGGGACAGTATAGgaacttggagttggagaaaccGTTTTGCGTTCTCATAGACACATTTATGGAGTTGGAGCACGAGAATGTTGACTTCATGTCTAAGATCCGACCTATCAAGACGGTGGGACCGTTAGTT TTCAGTAACCCCAAGGCAGCCAACAACGCCGCCGTGAAGGGTGGCTTGCTAAAGGCTGATGACTGTATCATCCAGTGGCTCGACACAAAGCCAACGTCCTCGGTGGTTTACGTGTCTTTCGGCAGCGTGGTGTATTTGAAGCAGAAGCAGGTGGATGAGATCGCTTACGGTCTTTTGGATTCAGGAGTTTCTTTTCTTCGGGTGATGAAGCCGCCGCACAAAGATTCTGAGCTCAAGATTCACGTGCTGCCGGAGGGAATGTTGGAAAAGGCGGGAAACAATGGTAAGATAGTGTGGTGGAGTCCCCAGAAGCAAGTCCTGGAGCAGTCCTCTGTGGCGTGCTTCGTCACCCACTGTGGGTGGAACTCATCCATGGAGACCATGGGCTCCGGGATGCCCCTTGTGGCATTTCCGCAGTGGGGCGACCAAGTCACGAATTCTAAATATTTAGTGGATGTGTTTAAAGTTGCGGTTAGAATGTGTAGGGGCCAAGCTGCCAACGAGTTGATTAaaagagaagaggttaagtgtTGTTTATTAGAGGCAACGGTTGGCACCAAGGCAAAGGAGATTAAGGAGAATGTTTTGAAGTTGAAGGCAGCTGCAGAAGCCGCTGTGGCGGAATGTGGATCTTCTGACCGGAATATCCAAGAATTTGTGGATGAAGTTAGAAAGAGAAGTTTGGAAATAATTAAGATAAgcagcaataataataataataataagtcagCCAAAGTGAAAATTCACATGAAATCATATAATTATCTTCATCTAAAGTTGATAGCAAATAGTCATGAGATAAATTGA